In Massilia forsythiae, one DNA window encodes the following:
- a CDS encoding NAD-dependent epimerase/dehydratase family protein, translated as MNTNKNVRFYKPRLLVVGCGDVGMRLLPWVTRRFRVFAVTSQPERRAELRAAGAIPIVADLDRPRTLARLRGLAQHVVHLAPPQQQGELDVRTRNLTAILPEGARVVYISTTGVYGDRGGALTDESAPRRPRNARARRRVDAEQVLRAWALAARGSVAILRAPGIYAADRLPLERLRRATPALAHDEDVYTNHIHADDLAYLAFLALFRGGAGRAYNACDDTRMKMGEYFDAVADAFGMARAPRVSRAELERTVSAMQLSFMSESRRLVNGRIKRELGARLRYPRVEVALQGAKNPSLEGGMEQIRQQQAS; from the coding sequence ATGAATACAAATAAGAATGTCAGGTTTTACAAGCCGCGCCTGCTGGTCGTGGGCTGCGGCGATGTCGGCATGCGCCTGCTGCCGTGGGTGACGCGGCGCTTTCGCGTGTTTGCCGTCACCAGCCAGCCGGAGCGCCGCGCCGAGCTGCGCGCCGCCGGCGCCATCCCCATCGTTGCCGACCTCGACCGGCCGCGCACCCTGGCGCGCCTGCGCGGCCTGGCGCAGCACGTGGTGCACCTGGCGCCGCCGCAGCAGCAGGGGGAGCTGGATGTGCGCACGCGAAATTTGACCGCCATTCTACCCGAGGGCGCGCGCGTGGTTTATATAAGTACGACCGGCGTCTACGGCGACCGTGGCGGCGCCTTGACGGACGAGAGCGCGCCGCGCCGGCCGCGCAACGCCAGGGCGCGGCGCCGGGTCGACGCCGAGCAGGTTTTGCGCGCCTGGGCACTGGCCGCGCGCGGCAGCGTGGCGATCCTGCGCGCGCCCGGCATCTACGCCGCCGACCGCCTGCCGCTGGAACGCCTGCGGCGCGCCACGCCGGCGCTGGCGCACGACGAGGACGTGTACACCAATCATATCCACGCCGACGACCTGGCCTACCTGGCGTTCCTGGCGCTGTTCCGCGGCGGCGCCGGGCGCGCCTACAACGCCTGCGACGACACGCGCATGAAGATGGGCGAGTACTTCGATGCCGTGGCCGACGCCTTCGGCATGGCGCGCGCGCCGCGGGTGTCGCGCGCCGAGCTGGAGCGGACGGTGTCGGCCATGCAGTTGTCGTTCATGTCGGAGTCGCGCCGGCTGGTGAACGGGCGTATCAAGCGCGAACTGGGGGCGCGCTTGCGGTATCCGCGGGTGGAGGTGGCGCTGCAGGGGGCGAAAAATCCGTCTCTTGAAGGAGGGATGGAACAGATCAGGCAACAACAGGCGTCATGA
- a CDS encoding CDP-6-deoxy-delta-3,4-glucoseen reductase: MTFQITVQPSGHHYDCEQDETVLAAAIRSGIGLPYGCKNGACGSCKGKVVEGAVQHKPHQQRALSDQEKLQGYALFCCAVAEGDLVIEAREVGGSTEYPVRKMPTRVAAIVRAAPDVALVSLQLPANEALAYRAGQYIEFLLKDGKRRAYSIANAPSFSGPLELHIRHLPGGVFTDHVFGTMKERDILRFEGPLGTFFLREESTKPIVLLASGTGFAPVKALVEHLIHLKSERPVSLYWGGRRPQDLYMHELCEQWARELPHFRYVPVVSDATSADDWRGRSGYVHAAVIEDLPDLTGHQVYACGAPIMVDSARRDYVQRCGLPAEEFYADAFTTEADLAQS, from the coding sequence ATGACGTTCCAGATCACTGTCCAGCCCAGTGGCCACCATTATGACTGCGAGCAGGACGAAACCGTGCTCGCGGCCGCGATCCGCTCCGGCATCGGCCTGCCGTACGGCTGCAAGAACGGCGCCTGCGGTTCCTGCAAGGGCAAGGTCGTCGAGGGCGCGGTGCAGCACAAGCCGCACCAGCAGCGCGCCCTGTCCGATCAGGAAAAGCTGCAGGGCTATGCGCTGTTCTGCTGCGCGGTGGCCGAGGGCGACCTGGTGATCGAGGCGCGCGAGGTCGGCGGCAGCACCGAGTACCCGGTGCGCAAGATGCCGACCCGGGTCGCCGCCATCGTGCGCGCGGCGCCGGACGTCGCGCTGGTGTCGCTGCAACTGCCGGCCAACGAGGCGCTGGCCTACCGCGCCGGCCAGTACATCGAATTCCTGCTCAAGGACGGCAAGCGGCGCGCCTACAGCATCGCCAACGCGCCTTCGTTCAGCGGCCCGCTCGAACTGCACATCCGCCACCTGCCGGGCGGCGTGTTCACCGACCACGTGTTCGGCACCATGAAGGAGCGCGACATCCTGCGCTTCGAGGGTCCGCTCGGCACCTTCTTCCTGCGCGAGGAATCGACCAAGCCGATCGTGCTGCTGGCCTCGGGCACCGGCTTCGCCCCGGTCAAGGCGCTGGTGGAACACCTGATCCACCTGAAGTCGGAGCGCCCGGTGTCGCTGTACTGGGGCGGACGCCGGCCGCAGGACCTGTACATGCACGAACTGTGCGAGCAGTGGGCACGCGAGCTGCCGCATTTCCGCTATGTGCCGGTGGTGTCGGACGCGACCTCGGCCGACGACTGGCGCGGCCGCAGCGGCTACGTGCACGCCGCCGTGATCGAAGACCTGCCCGACCTCACCGGCCACCAGGTGTATGCCTGCGGCGCGCCCATCATGGTCGACTCGGCGCGGCGCGACTACGTGCAGCGCTGCGGCCTGCCGGCGGAAGAGTTCTACGCCGACGCGTTCACGACCGAGGCCGACCTGGCCCAGTCCTGA